A part of Nitrososphaerota archaeon genomic DNA contains:
- a CDS encoding HAD family hydrolase — MKNWKLFAFDFDGTLVDSYSCLNNVWKKVGKNLGLKNKDLNNFIKIALKEEDKGDLLKKYDRSIYIKNALNKLGYSEKEFNLKEAVMIYWKERTYSTKILSCSIKLLEFLKNKKCIITSVSESDGLPSLKKNRIKASGLANFFNDIIIVGEDVESITIALRKLANKYNLKRKECVLINDKPRPINEATKSGFSTIKIDFESILKEAWKFPCNPDLRVKNLCKLFKILKNFYYSERIE; from the coding sequence ATGAAAAATTGGAAATTGTTTGCATTTGATTTTGATGGCACACTTGTTGATAGCTATTCTTGTTTAAATAATGTATGGAAAAAAGTAGGTAAAAATTTAGGTTTAAAAAATAAAGATCTTAATAATTTTATAAAAATAGCATTGAAAGAAGAAGATAAAGGTGATCTTCTTAAAAAATACGATAGAAGCATTTATATTAAAAATGCTTTAAATAAATTAGGTTATTCTGAAAAAGAATTTAATTTAAAAGAAGCAGTCATGATTTATTGGAAAGAAAGAACTTATAGCACTAAAATTTTATCTTGTTCTATTAAATTGCTTGAATTCCTTAAAAATAAAAAATGCATAATCACAAGTGTATCAGAAAGTGATGGATTACCATCCTTGAAAAAGAATAGAATTAAAGCTAGTGGTTTAGCAAATTTTTTCAATGATATCATTATAGTAGGTGAAGATGTGGAAAGTATAACGATAGCATTAAGAAAATTAGCAAATAAATACAATTTGAAAAGAAAAGAATGTGTTTTAATTAATGATAAACCAAGACCTATTAATGAAGCTACAAAATCTGGTTTTTCTACAATAAAAATAGATTTTGAAAGTATATTAAAGGAAGCTTGGAAATTTCCATGCAATCCAGATTTGAGAGTAAAGAATTTATGTAAATTATTTAAAATTTTAAAAAATTTTTATTATAGTGAGAGAATTGAATGA